From the genome of Trachemys scripta elegans isolate TJP31775 chromosome 2, CAS_Tse_1.0, whole genome shotgun sequence:
AAGGCAACTCTGGAGGAGCCAAGGAAGTCTGAGCACAGGCAACTTTGTTTTAGACTGGCTCCTTAGTCAGTGATCTCTTCCTGGCAAGGAATGAAGATCCACGTGTCTAGACTGATTCTTTTAGATCAGATACCTTTGATACTGCCAGCCTCGCGGTATCCTTGACATGTCTGCATAGCTTGCTGTGCCGACTGACAGCTGCCCATGAATGGCGGCAGCTTTTTCTCTCAGGATACGATGATGAGCTTTGGAGAAGTGCCCAACACGTTTAGAGACCTACCGCTTCCTTGATAGCCTAGAGGTTGCCTTTattctccagcagcacaggaaAGCCAGGCATTCTGCATTTTGCAGTTGTGTGAGGGAACTCCCCCATCCTGCAAGAAACTCCCATTTTCCAGCAGACATTTGCTCTTCTGCATGATCTTCGTTCACCGTTTCTTACATCTGGGCAGATTACCCGTCTCTTCCAGAGAGGCAAGGAGGTTGGCTAAAAACTAGGAGAAGCCCTTTAAAACTAAAATCAGTACTTACTATATCCTCAATACCTCTTTCCCCTGAACAGATCATGCCATTTCCAGGCCTGATATTTTATCGCGGGTTGAACAAGGGGAAGAGCTATGTGCTGGGGAGCCGCAGGACTTGGAAGTGAGAGAGATCCCTACAGAGTCGACCACAGGTGAGTAATAGACTGAAATGGAAAAGTGAGTGCAGTTCAAAGCAGGGAATTCCACCAAAGAATAGAAATAGATGAGGAAAAACCACATGAGCTTGATATGTTTTAATTGACAGTTTTCTTATCTTCTTTGCAGATGTCATTCACGACTTTCCACCTGCCCCAGGTACTTCGGTCTCTGCCGGTCCCAGCACAGGTAATACAAAAAGTCTCCTTGACACACTGATTGCAGCTAATGTTGCGAATCCTGCTCATGTAGTCACAGCTTAAATTTCTGCGCGCAGGTTCTGATTATCCTGCTCTTGCACCAGTCTCTCCTTGTTCTGGCTCTTCAGAGAATTTGGATCATCTGACCTGTTCACCCcatattttttaatttccattttaaggTATGCACCCCATCAGAATGTGCATCTCTTCCAGCAAAGAAATAGTCAAATTCACCAGTGGTATATGCTAATGCAactctccattgaagtcagtggagtcatgTCAATTTGCTCCAACCGGATACTAGATAAACTGTGATGTCACCCTCTTTCCTCTGAACAGAATCTCCCATTTCTACCACGGACATTATGTCATGGATTAAACAAGAAGAGGAGCAGAGCATACGGGCTCAAGCGAATGCTAAGGAACGAGAAACGCATAGAAGTACCTGCACCAGTGAGTACAGGAGTGAAATAACTGAGGAACAGTGAGTAAATTGCCTGAGAGTTACTTTCCTGAGGCGGCTAGTCCCCTGGATTTGTTGGGAGGCCCAGGCAGAGCCATCTCTCTGTACATTTGGGGTTTAGAGTGCCAGCCTGGAGGGAGGACATTCACCATGGATGCAGCTCCAATGGAAAGACAGAGGCAGGGCTTTGCTAATGAGTCGGAGGTGAAGGGGCAGCTGTTAGACTTCCTGTGAGGTgcagatggagaatccacttgAGGGGAAAGTTTTCAGCAGCTGTGTGGGCTAGGAACCCTAGTTGCCCAAGCGTAGAGAGAGTGGGGATATGAATCATTTTTCCTCTCCTCCTGGAAAGAGGGCCCATCTCTGGTGACTGATCTCCACAGAACTGGTCTTGGTCTTCAGTTTCTTTGTTAGCAAGAATGGCCCAAAAGGCAGAGTATGGTGTAGAGAACCAGAAGGAGGCAGACTGCAATATGACTGATTTCCTCCAGTGTTGGGCTTGAGGGGCCTGTAACATtcaggtgtgtggttttttttttttttttttttattttaaaggtgtttTATTGATAAAAGAACCAGTAGTTGCTCATTCAGTGTTCATCCATGCTCCACACAGTAAATACCACCTTATACCACTTGGCCAGATAAAATGAATATTAAGACTTAAACGATTTTTTGACAGCACTTGTAAATCCCTTGTAAGCCTATTAATTCTTATACAGTTGGGAAtgttgttttttcctctctccataaCAGTGAAAGCTTCACTCCGCTCCATAACAGGTTTTATTCCTATATATAAAACTTTCTGTAAACAgataagccctgatcctgccttGAGCTCTGCACAGTTCTCCATCTGTGCAGAACATCTTGCAAGATTGGGGCTTAAAACTCTAAGCACGTGTACGTAGAAGGCTGGTTCCATACAGCACACGGCTCTTCTGTGACTCTGATTTCTGGGTAGAAGTCCACAATTTCTCTTTGGAAACATCATAGGGAATGATCTTGTATTTTGAAAAGCACTAGGAAATCAGAGCGAGAGTCCCCTTTTATCTTGCTGTGACTGAATGCAGATCTAGATGCATGTATTGTAGCTCCTTAGTTCCAAAGCTTTGGATTTAGACTTTTCTTAGAAGTGAAACTCATCACAAAAGAACTCAGCTCAAAATTTCTTCTTGGTGTAATGCACTAGGGAAAAAGTGGAAGATTTTCACTCCGCTTCTGTCCCACACCTGCTGTATGATCATGCAGTAGATAAGGTTTATGGCCAGCTGTGTTGtaattttggtgaaaaatgatGGGACATGGCAAGAATGATTCTTAGAGCTCCATTTTTGACTAGTCAGTCTAGAGGCCAGTTTGGGGTTAGGAGCTAGCCCAATGGAGAACTCTCTATAAATAGCTGGATATGGGTCACTTCCTAgtacagggatgggcaaactttttggcccgaggactacatctgggtggggaaattgtatgcagggccatgaatgtagggctggggcagagggctggggtgtgggaggggatgcggtgtgcgggagggggtacagagtgggagaaggctcagggcagggggtgagggctcagggcaggaggctggggtgcaggaggttgggggctcagggcaaggggttgtggtgcaggatgtgggagggggtgcggtgtgcaggaagggactcagggcaaggggttggggtgcaggaggggactcagggaaaggggttggggtgcagcagggggtgcagagtgtgggggggggctcaggggtgtAGGAGGAGGTGTGGACTgtgggggggatcagggcagtgggttggagtgtggcagggggctcaagaCAAGaggttagggggctcagggcagggggttggggtgcaggctccggcccggcgccgcttaccttgagtagctctggggtggcagtggcgtgcagtggggctaaggcaggctccctgcctaccttgTCCCCGTGCTGCtctcagaagtggccagcatgtccggtaGTGGTTCCTCGGGGTGGGGGTCAGTGGCTCTGCCTCGCACTGCCCTGTCTGTGAGTACcatccccgaagctcccattggccgcagttccccattccaggccaatgggggctgtgggggggcggtgcctgcaggcaagggcaatgcatggagccctctaacacccacccaccccatcccccagggACCACAGGGaaatggtgccggccgcttccgggagcggcgcggggccagggcaggcagggagcctgccttagccctgctgcaccacggggctggcaatcccacagGCCGGGTTGAAAGCCCcgacaggccgtagtttgccctcccttcccctagTACCTACAGACTGAGAGTAAAGTCTTTCTTACCTGGCACTGTCTCGACAGACCATTCCTAGCATTTTTGTAGCACGTGCAGAAGAGAAATCTGACTTCATGGGATTCCATTATGAATTAGAAACCTCCAAATCTTGAGGGGTTTCTTTATTCCAAATTGATGCATAAGTAATGTAAGGATTATCTCTCCCCTCTCctcgcccccacccccctttctagCAGATGATAGGATCTTGGTCAAACATGAGGAGCGTCCTGAGGAGAGAGGTCCTGTGAACCAGGAACTGCCTGTGACCTTATCAGGAAGATCAGAAGCATGCGTTTTCCAGGTAGCCAGCTGCGAAAATCAGCCCAACTCAAACATGCAGCTCATCTCAAACACAGCCCCTACAGCAAACAATCTGGGGGAATCCACTCAAGGTGAAACAGAGTTTGGTCAGTTTCCAAACGTCACCGCCCAACAGGGAAGCCAACTGGGAGAGAGACCATATTtgtgcagtgagtgtgggaagtGCTTCAGCCGGAAAGACATCTTCATAtcacatcagagaacccacacagcCGAGAAACCCTATTCCTGCTCCGAGTGCGGGAAAAAGTTTGCCCAGCAATCCAACCTGAACAACCACTTCCGGCTCCACACAGGTGAGAGGCTTTATGTGTGTTCacagtgcgggaagagcttcatcCACCAGTCCAGGCTCACCTACCACTACAGAGTCCACACGGGAGAGCGGCCCTACATGTGCACAGAGTGCGGGAAGGGCTTCACCGAGCAATCCAAATTAACAAACCACTATCGAATCCATACAGGCGAGAGGCCGCACACATGTGCtgagtgcgggaagagcttcagtcTGAAGATAAGCCTTATAATTCACCAGAGAAACCACGCCAAGGAAAGGCCTTATGAATGCACTGAATGCGGCTTAAACTTCAATTGTCACTCAGGACTCATCAGGCACCAGATGATTCACACGGGGGAGCGACCCTATAAATGCACAGACTGTGGGAAAGGCTTCATGCGGAAGGAGCATCTTCTGAACCACCAGCGACTacacacgggagagagaccctaccAATGTACGgtgtgcgggaaaagcttcattcGGAAGCATCATCTTCTGAAACATCAGCGgatccacaccggggagcggccctacCAGTGCGCTGAGTGTGGCAAGAGCTTTAGGTATAAACAGTCGCTCAAAGATCACCTGAGAATTCATAGTGCAGAGCAGGGGCCGCCGGAAATTTCCCAGGGCCTTTTGCAGGAAATAGAAACTGGGCTCCTTGATgttaaaatagaaaatacatGGTAGCATGATTGTAAATAGTCAGTTGCCTAATAAAAGTACATCAGCTCCAGCAAATTGGAAGAGGATGTTATCGCATTATAAAGGTAAGTAAAAGCAGACGTTCAAACTTCCCTCTCTTAGAGGAGCACACTCATGAGCTTCTAAATCCAGGAGCCCTCGAGAAGAAAGGGTCCTCCATGTGCTCACGTGAACTCTacaaaggggaagggaaggcatAAACCTTGGCTCTGTGTCTGTCAAACTCATTATTGAGATGATTTGTACCTTCGTGTTGGTCTAACTCCTGTTTGAAGATCTTCCCGGTTAAAGCTTACCTTGCTGTGCATGTCAATCTGTTATACACACAAAATGTATACAAATTTCTTGACTCTTTAATTTGAACTGTCAATGCTTTTCTTTAGTTCTTGGACTTTATTttagggaaaacaggaacaagaGGTTAGACGTGACCCAGGtgagaacttttttaaaaataataataataataatccactTGTTTTTAAATACCGTTAGGATCCTGCAATGTTTTACAGATTAAACGCTTTCCAAAAGAGCCTCATCAATATGAACCATGTCTTGGAAAACTTGAGTGGTCACTTCTGAGAattcacagatttaaaaaagaatgcaGCAGAGTTAATGTATTTTTTATAAGATAGTCAAGTGTTGTTTGCATGCATAACACTGCTGATATTAAGTGTAAGACCACTATTTATAAACCAAGCATTTATTACTTCCTGAATTTATTAAGTGTGGGGTTTTCTTTCTCTCAAAAAAGACAAGATTTTTGCAATTCCTCAGTATTTAAAAGTCTAATGACTGGAAACAAAAGTGGGATTTCTGTACATATGGGAAACGGGAAACCTACATAAAAAATGATCAAAGAACTTCTGTTTtaaagatttccccctcccccccccatgccacTGAAATAATGTTGTAGTACTGTGATCACTCCATTAATGAACACATCTCCATGCCGGAATATTAGTGGCCCTACAGCCTGTAAATGGCACTGTTTGTACACCGATTCCAGGGAGAACATTTTTCTTTGGCTGGTAGGGAATGTAATTCTTCTGAGGCACTTTGTTCTCCCTGGTTTAAACATTGATGGACAGGGGATGATGTGGGTGTATGCTTCTGTATAGCTCTTTATTACATGGCTTAGTCACATGTGCAAAGTGTTAGCACCAAATTGAGGCTTTGATCACTTAACTTCTTGAGACTGCACAGACTGCTGCACCTGCATCAAGCCCTGCTGAAGACAGTGAGGCTGTGTGTGGACACAACTGCCCACATGCAGGAAGTTGCAGGATTTGGGGCCTAAATTTGACTGTATATGCACCAAGGCCTTGATCCAGTTTCCCTTGAAGCCAATGAgttttttccattggcttcagtgggctttgtggCAGGCTGCCAGTGTGCTAAAATATAGAAAACTCAGCACAAGGACCAAAAAGACCCTGCAATTGCGACATTTAATATAGTAGTTGGGGCTTGTTTTGGGGGGTGTTCTGATTTTTGCTTTGTTGCTATTTTTAGGCTTCCTAGTTATCCTGTAAAGAACCAAattcctggggggaaaaaatctctgcAAAAATAAGATAAATATCTTCCACCATGCTTATGAGCTAGGCCTTCAAGAACAAAAATTTGTGAGGGGAGacactgaaaactttttttttttaatttacattaattGCAGCTGGCTGCTAATAAGTGTTCGCAGCAGAGAAGTGCATGCCCCTGTGGACTTAACTTGAAGTTACTGCAGTGCATTCAGGTCAAAAACATCTTTGTAAAGATTATAGTATATGCCGGATGCAGGAGAATATTGACCTGAGGCTTAAGAGCTTCTGAGCACTGTCCAGTCCTCTCCGCATTTGGTCTATTATTGGTAGTTTGAGTGAAAAGGAACAACTTCTCATGGGTAACTGGCCATTCACTCTGCAGTTACAGGCGCTATGTTCCACCGGTAGGCACGATGGCAACAGGTTTTCCCCTTTTTCTAAACCTCAACTCACACGATCAAGTACAGTACATCCATTCCTGTTTACTGCTATTCTCGGTCTGCTCTAGAAAATAGATGAGGATGCAGAGAATACCTTTCAGCAGCCTGGGGTGTAATCATCCTTTGAGATATAGTCAATGCCATTGTGTTAATTTAAATCACTGTGAACACATCCATACAACCTTTTATGTAAAGTCTCTGATTTTGTATAAACTGCCAGCACCTGAATAATTTTAACATCTTTGGCGTGAAAGCTTGTGTGTTAACTTTTATGGACCAATAAATGGTACTACCGGATTTATCCTGTCTGCTGTGTTTTAACATGTTGTAGCAGAGGTTTTGTCAATCTGATGTAGCACAGGAGGTCATCTGAAGCATGAGCGTCGTCCCAAGATGGACAGACTCTCCTGCAGCTAAAATCCTCTTCCTAGCAGCCACTTTCTTGTCATCACCTCCCCTTTCTTCCCATCTTGTGTGCACTGCAGCTAGTCAAAGGAGTTCCTGGGGGTCAGTAAATGCCAAGCTGCAAAATGGAAGAGAAAAAACATGCTCACTTgcattggaagctctttggggcagggactcctTTGACTCTGTCTGTACCCCATCTAGTACAATGGAGTCCTGCTCCATGCCTGCatctcctaggtgctactgccgTACAACGAAACATTTCAACCTTGCATAAGGCCTGTAGTTTTAAACAATGTTTAAACCACTTTGGCACAGTTTAAAACCTAGTTCTAGCTGAAAAAGTGTAAATGCACTTTAGCTTGCCAGTGGGGAGAGGCCTTTTAAGGG
Proteins encoded in this window:
- the LOC117871864 gene encoding zinc finger protein 398-like isoform X3; protein product: MAERAAAQASEWDTEVQAPLIPDVSFVKETQLQTAAISLWTVVAAVQAVERKVESHAMRLLNLERRSGAAEKKFVDCEKTVVEFGNQLESKWAVLGTLIQEYGLLQRRLENMENLLKNRNFWILRIPPASKGEDPKVPMAFDDVSIQIPREKWENLEEWQKELYKNVMKGNYESLISLDHAISRPDILSRVEQGEELCAGEPQDLEVREIPTESTTDVIHDFPPAPGTSVSAGPSTESPISTTDIMSWIKQEEEQSIRAQANAKERETHRSTCTTDDRILVKHEERPEERGPVNQELPVTLSGRSEACVFQVASCENQPNSNMQLISNTAPTANNLGESTQGETEFGQFPNVTAQQGSQLGERPYLCSECGKCFSRKDIFISHQRTHTAEKPYSCSECGKKFAQQSNLNNHFRLHTGERLYVCSQCGKSFIHQSRLTYHYRVHTGERPYMCTECGKGFTEQSKLTNHYRIHTGERPHTCAECGKSFSLKISLIIHQRNHAKERPYECTECGLNFNCHSGLIRHQMIHTGERPYKCTDCGKGFMRKEHLLNHQRLHTGERPYQCTVCGKSFIRKHHLLKHQRIHTGERPYQCAECGKSFRYKQSLKDHLRIHSAEQGPPEISQGLLQEIETGLLDVKIENTW
- the LOC117871864 gene encoding zinc finger protein 398-like isoform X2, which translates into the protein MFVSLVSLNPALFNVCPCKQASEWDTEVQAPLIPDVSFVKETQLQTAAISLWTVVAAVQAVERKVESHAMRLLNLERRSGAAEKKFVDCEKTVVEFGNQLESKWAVLGTLIQEYGLLQRRLENMENLLKNRNFWILRIPPASKGEDPKVPMAFDDVSIQIPREKWENLEEWQKELYKNVMKGNYESLISLDHAISRPDILSRVEQGEELCAGEPQDLEVREIPTESTTDVIHDFPPAPGTSVSAGPSTESPISTTDIMSWIKQEEEQSIRAQANAKERETHRSTCTNDRILVKHEERPEERGPVNQELPVTLSGRSEACVFQVASCENQPNSNMQLISNTAPTANNLGESTQGETEFGQFPNVTAQQGSQLGERPYLCSECGKCFSRKDIFISHQRTHTAEKPYSCSECGKKFAQQSNLNNHFRLHTGERLYVCSQCGKSFIHQSRLTYHYRVHTGERPYMCTECGKGFTEQSKLTNHYRIHTGERPHTCAECGKSFSLKISLIIHQRNHAKERPYECTECGLNFNCHSGLIRHQMIHTGERPYKCTDCGKGFMRKEHLLNHQRLHTGERPYQCTVCGKSFIRKHHLLKHQRIHTGERPYQCAECGKSFRYKQSLKDHLRIHSAEQGPPEISQGLLQEIETGLLDVKIENTW
- the LOC117871864 gene encoding zinc finger protein 398-like isoform X1; protein product: MFVSLVSLNPALFNVCPCKQASEWDTEVQAPLIPDVSFVKETQLQTAAISLWTVVAAVQAVERKVESHAMRLLNLERRSGAAEKKFVDCEKTVVEFGNQLESKWAVLGTLIQEYGLLQRRLENMENLLKNRNFWILRIPPASKGEDPKVPMAFDDVSIQIPREKWENLEEWQKELYKNVMKGNYESLISLDHAISRPDILSRVEQGEELCAGEPQDLEVREIPTESTTDVIHDFPPAPGTSVSAGPSTESPISTTDIMSWIKQEEEQSIRAQANAKERETHRSTCTTDDRILVKHEERPEERGPVNQELPVTLSGRSEACVFQVASCENQPNSNMQLISNTAPTANNLGESTQGETEFGQFPNVTAQQGSQLGERPYLCSECGKCFSRKDIFISHQRTHTAEKPYSCSECGKKFAQQSNLNNHFRLHTGERLYVCSQCGKSFIHQSRLTYHYRVHTGERPYMCTECGKGFTEQSKLTNHYRIHTGERPHTCAECGKSFSLKISLIIHQRNHAKERPYECTECGLNFNCHSGLIRHQMIHTGERPYKCTDCGKGFMRKEHLLNHQRLHTGERPYQCTVCGKSFIRKHHLLKHQRIHTGERPYQCAECGKSFRYKQSLKDHLRIHSAEQGPPEISQGLLQEIETGLLDVKIENTW